One stretch of Eupeodes corollae chromosome 2, idEupCoro1.1, whole genome shotgun sequence DNA includes these proteins:
- the LOC129947010 gene encoding uncharacterized protein LOC129947010, with protein MKLISILIFVSIVCIHQICGHKIHKRQLDISNKELNTKVLLNATNLEAPKSPKTTTTLGERLPEQTTIAVNSMTQNWSLIPLTEAPEILSHPFVEETDQSNESDLKDEENLQTENPQELNDTNSSKPAETMSILNIISKPVQIVKEDCTCFSIHHPSPNTLKTTQKFENSTTSISSEIESEYGVLFEFAPAGVLPKVNETLNNKTSQEIALNEETTFFEEFIPFISFQSLFSKIMPQDTIIIQAESSGVEPLKLDPKSGADSIKNVTDPIKIQENTTSTQKSNETEKFNEKKTILA; from the exons atg aAATTAATTAGCATATTAATATTTGTAAGCATAGTTTGCATACACCAAATATGTGGTCATAAGATTCATAAAAGGCAATTGGACATCTCAAACAAGGAACTAAACACTAAGGTTTTGCTGAATGCAACAAACCTTGAGGCTCCAAAAtccccaaaaacaacaacaactttagGCGAAAGGCTCCCAGAACAGACAACAATAGCAGTGAATTCAATGACACAGAATTGGAGTTTAATTCCCTTAACAGAAGCACCTGAAATATTATCTCATCCATTCGTTGAAGAAACTGATCAATCCAACGAGTCTGATCTCAAAG ATGAAGAAAACCTTCAAACTGAAAATCCTCAAGAACTCAACGACACAAATTCATCTAAACCTGCAGAAACCATGTCCATCTTGAATATTATCAGCAAGCCCGTACAAATTGTAAAAGAAGATTGCACATGTTTCTCAATTCATCATCCCTCGCCAAACACACTCAAAACTACCCAGAAGTTCGAAAACTCTACAACATCAATTTCATCCGAAATCGAATCAGAATATGGTGTTTTATTCGAATTTGCACCAGCAGGTGTCTTGCCAAAAGTTAATGAAACCCTAAACAATAAAACTTCTCAAGAGATTGCACTTAATGAGGAAACAACCTTTTTCGAAGAATTCATACCATTTATATCATTTCAATCTTTGTTTAGCAAAATAATGCCTCAAGACACTATTATAATTCAAGCTGAATCTTCTGGAGTAGAACCATTGAAATTGGACCCGAAATCAGGAGCAGACTCAATCAAAAATGTAACTGATCcaataaaaatacaagaaaatacAACTTCCACTCAGAAAAGTAATGAAACCGAAAAATTTAATGAGAAAAAAACGATTTTAGCTTGA